In Natrinema amylolyticum, the following are encoded in one genomic region:
- a CDS encoding HemK2/MTQ2 family protein methyltransferase: MTLEDRRDEEPDVYQPAEDSHLLAEAACERLAGTETVLEVGTGSGYVAKQIADETGARVIASDLNPYAVRQARAEGVETVRADLVSPFRNGAFDAVAFNPPYLPTDPENEWDDWMERALSGGEDGRAVIDPFLERVGRVLAPDGVVYLLVSSLTGVDEVVEEAGEHGFSAVAIADESFPFETLTVLELLR, from the coding sequence ATGACGCTCGAGGATCGACGCGACGAGGAACCGGACGTCTACCAGCCCGCCGAGGACTCCCACCTGCTGGCCGAGGCGGCCTGCGAGCGCCTCGCGGGAACGGAGACGGTCCTCGAGGTCGGGACCGGCTCGGGCTACGTCGCCAAACAGATCGCCGACGAGACGGGCGCTCGCGTCATCGCGTCGGATCTGAATCCATACGCCGTTCGCCAGGCCCGCGCCGAGGGCGTCGAGACGGTGCGGGCCGATCTCGTCTCGCCGTTCCGAAACGGGGCGTTCGACGCGGTCGCGTTCAATCCGCCCTATCTGCCGACCGATCCCGAAAACGAGTGGGACGACTGGATGGAGCGCGCGCTGTCGGGTGGCGAAGACGGCCGCGCCGTCATCGATCCGTTCCTCGAGCGCGTCGGCCGCGTGCTCGCCCCCGACGGCGTCGTCTATCTGCTCGTCAGTAGCCTGACGGGGGTCGACGAGGTGGTCGAAGAGGCCGGCGAACACGGGTTCAGCGCCGTGGCCATCGCCGACGAGTCGTTCCCGTTCGAGACGCTGACGGTGCTCGAGTTGCTCCGATAG
- a CDS encoding mechanosensitive ion channel family protein: MLGFLTRLNWLSELFPTTPLKLAVSFVAVGLVVAVLLAYRRVHAWTADRARPLYADVVSMTLLIGACTVSAAVVTGVWGRTDEIQQFYVGLDPSGNTVPRAVFSFLLLVLTVIVTRFVRRVIEEVMDSTAAVTEHQRQVTHRLSQVIIWSVSLVVILGIWIEDLGSLLVGAGFLGIVLGMAARQTLGTVLAGFVLMFARPFEIGDWIEIEDDEGIVTDISIVNTRIRSFDGEYIMIPNDVIASSMVTNRSKRGRLRLEIEVGVDYGTDVERAADLAESALDDIDEVLSAPSPQVVGKSFGDSAVLLGVRFWIDKPSARRYWRARTAAINAIKRAFEAEDIKIPFPQRELSGRAETGGFRIADEGTTTSGETDGESREHRMTTLEENE; this comes from the coding sequence ATGCTCGGATTCCTGACGCGGCTCAACTGGCTGTCGGAGCTGTTTCCGACGACGCCACTGAAACTCGCGGTGTCGTTCGTCGCGGTCGGACTCGTCGTCGCCGTGTTGCTCGCCTATCGGCGGGTTCACGCGTGGACGGCCGATCGGGCGAGGCCGCTGTACGCCGACGTCGTTTCGATGACCCTGCTCATCGGCGCGTGTACGGTCAGTGCCGCCGTCGTCACTGGCGTGTGGGGCCGAACCGACGAGATACAGCAGTTCTATGTGGGGCTCGATCCCAGCGGGAACACCGTTCCGCGCGCGGTCTTCTCGTTCCTCTTGCTCGTGCTGACGGTCATCGTGACGCGGTTCGTCCGCCGAGTGATCGAGGAGGTGATGGACTCGACGGCGGCCGTCACCGAACACCAGCGACAGGTCACTCACCGCCTCTCGCAGGTCATCATCTGGTCGGTCTCGCTCGTCGTCATCTTGGGCATCTGGATCGAAGACCTCGGCAGCCTGCTCGTCGGGGCCGGCTTCCTCGGGATCGTCCTCGGGATGGCCGCCAGGCAGACGCTCGGAACCGTGCTCGCGGGGTTCGTCCTGATGTTCGCCCGCCCCTTCGAGATCGGCGACTGGATCGAGATCGAGGACGACGAGGGGATCGTCACCGATATCTCGATCGTCAACACGCGTATCCGATCGTTCGACGGTGAGTACATCATGATCCCCAACGACGTCATCGCCTCGAGCATGGTGACGAATCGCTCGAAGCGGGGTCGTCTGCGCCTCGAGATCGAGGTCGGCGTCGACTACGGGACCGACGTCGAACGCGCCGCGGACCTCGCGGAGAGCGCACTCGACGACATCGACGAGGTGCTGTCCGCGCCGTCGCCGCAGGTGGTCGGCAAGTCCTTCGGCGACTCGGCGGTCCTGCTCGGCGTGCGGTTCTGGATCGACAAACCGAGCGCCAGACGCTACTGGCGGGCCCGAACGGCCGCGATCAATGCGATCAAGCGGGCCTTCGAGGCCGAAGACATCAAAATCCCGTTCCCGCAGCGCGAACTCTCCGGCCGGGCCGAGACCGGCGGGTTCCGGATCGCCGACGAGGGAACGACGACGTCCGGAGAGACCGACGGCGAATCGCGAGAACACCGCATGACGACACTGGAGGAGAACGAATGA
- a CDS encoding 16S ribosomal RNA methyltransferase A — MRDPDGLIARAGVRGDPDRDQHFLVDDRVLDRLPTYLEEIDADTSHLLEIGGGTGALTDRLLAVGDEVTVVERDRELAAFLREEFADEIEAGELTVIEGDALEVELPDFTASVSNLPYGVSSEIAFRLFPEKKPLVLMFQQEFAERMVAEPNTSEYGRLSVSSQHYADVELVESIPKEAFSPPPAVQSAVVRAIPRDPDYAVENEEFFLRFVKALFTQRRKTIRNAIRNTAHISGLEAPEAVVDAADEDVLRKRAGAMAPAEFAALAQLARDVGEPTDG; from the coding sequence ATGAGAGATCCAGACGGACTGATCGCCCGGGCCGGCGTCCGCGGCGATCCGGACCGCGACCAGCACTTCCTCGTCGACGACCGCGTGCTGGACCGCCTGCCGACCTACCTCGAGGAAATCGACGCCGATACGAGCCACCTCCTCGAGATCGGCGGCGGAACGGGAGCGCTGACGGACCGACTGTTGGCGGTCGGCGACGAGGTCACCGTCGTCGAGCGCGACCGCGAACTCGCCGCGTTCCTGCGCGAGGAGTTCGCGGACGAGATCGAGGCCGGAGAGCTGACCGTCATCGAGGGCGACGCGCTCGAGGTCGAACTGCCCGATTTTACGGCGTCGGTGTCGAACCTCCCCTACGGCGTCTCGAGCGAGATCGCCTTTCGACTCTTTCCCGAGAAGAAGCCGCTCGTCTTGATGTTCCAACAGGAGTTCGCAGAGCGGATGGTCGCCGAGCCGAACACCTCGGAGTACGGTCGGCTCTCGGTCTCGAGTCAGCACTACGCGGACGTCGAACTCGTCGAGTCGATTCCGAAGGAGGCGTTCTCGCCGCCGCCGGCGGTCCAGAGCGCAGTGGTTCGAGCGATTCCGCGCGACCCCGATTACGCGGTCGAGAACGAGGAGTTCTTCCTGCGATTCGTCAAGGCGCTGTTCACCCAGCGCCGGAAAACGATCCGCAACGCGATCCGGAACACGGCCCACATTTCCGGGCTCGAAGCGCCGGAAGCCGTCGTCGACGCGGCGGACGAGGACGTCCTCCGAAAGCGGGCCGGTGCGATGGCTCCGGCCGAGTTCGCCGCGCTGGCCCAGCTCGCGAGAGACGTCGGCGAGCCCACCGACGGCTGA
- a CDS encoding DUF655 domain-containing protein yields the protein MSEADGDETDVRRAVVLDYLAHGLSDDGRPQYAKSPAGYAVGIEDFQLYQVAFDEDERLTIGSEVVVEPPAERDIVTECHRVEYEDLSSGAQSELEYVVADLVEENEERFVDFYNDAQPITLRLHQLNLLPGIGKKLRNGILDERKRKPFESFEELSERVSGLHDPDEIIVDRILEELRDDDLKYQTFVGRREQEQNQ from the coding sequence ATGAGCGAAGCCGATGGCGACGAGACGGACGTTCGGCGCGCGGTCGTGTTGGACTATCTCGCACACGGGCTGTCGGACGACGGCCGACCGCAGTACGCGAAGTCACCGGCAGGCTACGCTGTCGGGATCGAGGACTTCCAACTCTATCAGGTCGCGTTCGACGAGGACGAGCGGCTCACGATCGGCAGCGAGGTCGTCGTCGAACCGCCGGCCGAACGCGATATCGTTACCGAGTGTCACCGCGTCGAGTACGAGGACCTCTCCTCGGGCGCTCAGTCGGAACTCGAGTACGTCGTCGCCGACCTCGTCGAGGAGAACGAAGAGCGGTTCGTCGACTTCTACAACGACGCCCAGCCGATCACGCTGCGTCTCCACCAGCTGAACCTGCTGCCGGGGATCGGCAAGAAGCTCCGCAACGGCATCTTGGACGAGCGAAAGCGCAAACCCTTCGAGAGCTTCGAGGAACTGTCCGAACGCGTCTCCGGGCTCCACGACCCCGACGAAATCATCGTCGACCGCATCCTCGAGGAACTGCGCGACGACGACCTGAAGTATCAGACGTTCGTGGGTCGACGGGAGCAGGAACAGAATCAGTAG
- a CDS encoding RNA polymerase Rpb4 family protein, with the protein MTIFKEIVDEEFLTVSETKELLADIEAERAMDEDRELRYELARAIEHANRFAVLEPEEAQALVDDLQDIEKVDEPTAYKIANLLPQDRDELRSVYAQQRYSLSGDELDEILNVVAKYA; encoded by the coding sequence ATGACGATCTTCAAAGAGATCGTCGACGAGGAGTTCCTGACGGTCTCGGAGACGAAGGAGCTGCTCGCCGACATCGAAGCCGAACGCGCGATGGACGAGGATCGCGAGCTGCGCTACGAGCTCGCGCGAGCGATCGAACACGCGAACCGATTCGCCGTCCTCGAGCCTGAGGAGGCCCAGGCGCTCGTCGACGACCTGCAGGACATCGAGAAGGTCGACGAGCCGACGGCCTACAAGATCGCCAACCTGCTGCCCCAGGATCGAGACGAACTCCGGTCGGTCTACGCACAGCAGCGGTACTCGCTGTCGGGGGACGAACTCGACGAGATTCTCAACGTCGTCGCCAAGTACGCCTGA
- a CDS encoding 50S ribosomal protein L21e, with the protein MPKSNGPRQGTRRKLANDPRDRGTSPPQRAIQEYEEGEKVHLKIDPSIPDGRFHPRFDGHTGEVVGKQGDAFKVEIVDGGKEKTLLVTAAHMRAQNQEKSRI; encoded by the coding sequence ATGCCGAAATCTAATGGCCCTCGTCAGGGAACCCGGAGAAAGCTCGCAAACGATCCTCGAGACCGCGGCACCTCGCCGCCACAGCGTGCGATTCAGGAGTACGAGGAGGGTGAGAAAGTCCATCTGAAGATCGACCCGAGCATTCCGGACGGTCGCTTCCACCCGCGATTCGACGGTCACACCGGCGAAGTCGTCGGCAAACAGGGCGACGCCTTCAAGGTCGAGATCGTCGACGGCGGCAAGGAGAAAACGCTGCTCGTGACCGCCGCCCACATGCGCGCACAGAATCAGGAAAAGAGCCGGATCTAA
- a CDS encoding MBL fold metallo-hydrolase, which yields MRVRHVKSSTALVESGDTSILCDPWILDGAFYGAWAHYPPVELEPEEFDDVDYVYISHIHPDHCHRDTLERLDSDIPVLIHDYNWDFLRHNIEAAGFDVRELPHDERIHLGGDLHVNVLASDDCDPEVCGNHFACPWMAEDASTQGFDGSTQIDSMAVFDDGEHTVLNLNDCRWPMSRHAAGRVKQQYGEIDLAMLQYTFAGGYPQGRIDYSHEKLLAEREDRRLQSLENAVGFLELLEPEYYMPFAGSYTLAGDLADLNEYVARSTRTQARDYFADEERVDDDAECVLLNSGDWFDVAAGEQSAPYDPVDPDERRAYIETELADREFTYESDPIPTLADFREYVPAAYENFDAKRRGIGFESETEVLLSLVDDRYLRFTADGGGHEIVDGLPERTDRRRVRLEMDPRLTLRILKGPRYGHFNNAYIGSHLRFSIEPDVYERSLFYAMSFLHA from the coding sequence ATGCGCGTCCGACACGTCAAGTCGTCAACGGCCCTCGTCGAATCGGGAGACACGTCGATCCTCTGTGATCCCTGGATCCTCGACGGTGCGTTCTACGGTGCCTGGGCCCACTACCCGCCGGTCGAACTCGAGCCCGAAGAGTTCGACGACGTCGACTACGTCTATATCTCGCATATCCATCCGGATCACTGCCATCGGGATACGCTCGAGCGGCTCGACTCCGATATTCCGGTCCTAATACACGATTACAACTGGGACTTCCTCAGACACAATATCGAGGCCGCCGGGTTCGACGTCCGCGAACTCCCTCACGACGAGCGGATTCACCTCGGCGGCGACCTGCACGTGAACGTGCTCGCGTCGGACGACTGCGATCCCGAGGTCTGTGGCAATCACTTCGCCTGTCCGTGGATGGCCGAAGACGCCAGCACGCAGGGGTTCGACGGCTCGACGCAGATCGACTCCATGGCGGTCTTCGATGACGGCGAGCACACCGTGCTCAACCTGAACGACTGCCGCTGGCCGATGTCTCGACACGCTGCCGGCCGCGTGAAGCAGCAGTACGGCGAGATCGACCTCGCGATGCTGCAGTACACCTTCGCCGGCGGCTACCCGCAGGGGCGGATCGACTACTCTCACGAGAAACTGCTCGCGGAACGCGAGGATCGCCGGCTCCAGTCGCTGGAGAACGCTGTCGGATTCCTCGAACTGCTCGAGCCCGAGTACTACATGCCCTTCGCGGGGAGTTACACGCTCGCCGGCGATCTCGCGGACCTGAACGAGTACGTCGCCCGGTCGACGCGAACGCAGGCGCGAGACTACTTCGCGGACGAGGAGCGGGTCGACGACGACGCCGAGTGCGTTCTCCTCAATAGCGGCGACTGGTTCGACGTCGCCGCCGGCGAGCAGTCCGCTCCCTACGATCCCGTCGACCCCGACGAACGCCGAGCGTACATCGAGACCGAACTGGCCGACCGGGAGTTCACCTACGAGTCGGATCCGATACCGACGCTCGCGGACTTCCGCGAGTACGTGCCGGCGGCCTACGAGAACTTCGACGCGAAGCGCCGCGGGATCGGGTTCGAGTCGGAGACCGAAGTCCTCCTCTCGCTGGTCGACGACCGCTACCTGCGATTTACGGCCGACGGCGGCGGACACGAGATCGTCGATGGGCTGCCGGAGCGAACCGACAGGCGGCGAGTTCGTCTGGAGATGGACCCGCGGCTGACGCTGCGAATCCTGAAGGGACCGCGATACGGCCATTTCAACAACGCCTACATCGGCTCCCATCTCCGCTTTTCGATCGAACCGGACGTCTACGAACGGTCGCTGTTCTACGCGATGAGTTTCCTGCACGCGTAA
- a CDS encoding cystathionine gamma-synthase has translation MDDDSDRRIETRSIHAGQDPDPETGALMTPIHANSTYEQDAPGDHRGYEYSRTGNPTRTDLEANLASLENADHGRAFASGMASINTVLNLLEAGDHVVTGNDVYGGTHRIFTQVYEDYDVDFSFVDMTDLDEIEAAFREETALLWLETPTNPLMSIVDIAGAADIAHAHDALCAIDNTFATPYLQRPLDLGADIVSHSLTKYLGGHSDVVGGALLTNDAELDERLGFYQNSVGATPGPFESFLVLRGTKTLPVRMDRHCENARAVADFLDDHPDVERVYYPGLESHPGHEIAAEQMDDFGGMLSFELDASLEEASEVVSNTEVFTLAESLGGVESLIEQPAPMTHAAIPREERIEAGLSDSLIRASVGIEHVDDLIDDLEGAIDAALA, from the coding sequence ATGGACGACGACTCCGACCGCCGGATCGAGACCAGATCGATTCATGCCGGTCAAGACCCCGATCCCGAGACCGGCGCGCTGATGACGCCGATCCACGCCAACTCGACCTACGAACAGGACGCGCCGGGCGACCACCGCGGCTACGAGTACTCCCGCACCGGTAACCCGACCCGGACGGACCTCGAGGCGAACCTCGCGAGCCTCGAGAACGCCGATCACGGTCGCGCCTTCGCCAGCGGGATGGCCTCGATCAACACCGTGCTCAACCTGTTAGAAGCCGGCGACCACGTCGTCACGGGCAACGACGTCTACGGCGGCACCCACCGCATCTTCACGCAGGTCTACGAGGACTACGACGTCGACTTTTCCTTCGTCGATATGACCGACCTCGACGAGATCGAGGCGGCGTTCCGCGAGGAGACGGCGCTGCTCTGGCTCGAGACCCCGACCAACCCGCTCATGTCGATCGTCGACATCGCAGGTGCGGCCGACATCGCCCACGCGCACGACGCGCTGTGTGCGATCGACAACACGTTTGCGACGCCGTACCTCCAGCGGCCGCTCGATCTGGGCGCGGACATCGTCTCGCACTCGCTGACCAAGTACCTCGGTGGCCACTCGGACGTGGTCGGCGGCGCTCTCCTGACGAACGACGCGGAACTGGACGAGCGGCTCGGCTTCTACCAGAACTCCGTCGGTGCGACGCCCGGTCCCTTCGAATCATTCCTCGTCCTCCGGGGCACCAAGACGCTGCCCGTCCGGATGGATCGCCACTGCGAGAACGCCCGCGCCGTCGCCGACTTCCTCGACGATCACCCCGACGTCGAACGGGTCTACTACCCGGGCCTCGAGTCCCATCCCGGCCACGAGATCGCCGCCGAGCAGATGGACGACTTCGGCGGCATGCTGAGCTTCGAACTCGACGCGAGCTTGGAGGAAGCGAGCGAGGTCGTCTCGAACACCGAGGTGTTCACGCTCGCGGAGAGCCTCGGCGGCGTCGAGAGCCTGATCGAACAGCCCGCGCCGATGACCCACGCCGCGATTCCCCGCGAGGAGCGTATCGAAGCCGGGCTCTCGGACAGCCTGATCCGGGCGAGCGTCGGCATCGAGCACGTCGACGACCTGATCGACGACCTCGAGGGGGCGATCGACGCCGCGCTCGCGTAG
- a CDS encoding terpene synthase family protein yields MNAKPTYPTLEVETDPFSHAPQRTLSETVRPLADAYDELIGDRSRTTWRWFDTVEPEFRLSCVDDGYGQRVRDAKVLATMFITVIDDVAERHGDRTTLEELLLVPFDSRPADPTRKGVDGTYVRFQQELWDALLACYAASPRADEFADLFRFDVRQALQSVDYSALLAQYPGLAGERELRTYDVYNMMLFPFADIDLANGLAFEPRELSTVRTVVTHGQRMARIGNWIATWERELAEGDYSSGVVIRALDSGVVSHEELRAIRAEPTDATVDPVVGRIRDSGIEAEFVDQWCREYEAATDYCDEVDSLDVGTYLEGFEPIFRSQLARRPSA; encoded by the coding sequence ATGAATGCCAAACCGACGTATCCCACGCTCGAAGTCGAGACGGATCCGTTCTCGCATGCGCCCCAACGGACGCTCTCGGAAACGGTTCGACCGCTCGCCGACGCATACGACGAACTGATCGGGGACCGGAGCCGAACGACGTGGCGGTGGTTCGACACGGTCGAACCCGAATTCAGACTGTCATGTGTCGACGACGGGTACGGACAGCGCGTCCGCGACGCGAAAGTACTCGCCACGATGTTCATCACCGTCATCGACGATGTCGCCGAGCGCCACGGCGACCGGACGACTCTCGAGGAACTGCTGTTGGTTCCGTTCGATTCCAGACCCGCCGATCCGACTCGAAAGGGCGTCGACGGGACGTACGTTCGATTCCAGCAGGAACTCTGGGACGCGCTGCTGGCGTGTTACGCGGCGAGTCCGCGCGCAGACGAGTTCGCGGACCTGTTCCGGTTCGACGTCCGGCAAGCGCTGCAGTCGGTCGACTACTCGGCACTGCTGGCCCAGTACCCCGGCCTCGCGGGCGAACGGGAACTCCGGACGTACGACGTCTACAACATGATGCTCTTCCCGTTCGCCGATATCGACCTCGCGAACGGCCTCGCGTTCGAGCCCCGGGAGCTCTCGACCGTTCGGACGGTCGTCACTCACGGTCAGCGGATGGCGCGGATCGGCAACTGGATCGCCACCTGGGAGCGGGAACTCGCCGAAGGCGATTACAGTTCGGGCGTCGTGATTCGTGCCCTCGACTCGGGGGTCGTTTCCCACGAAGAACTCCGAGCGATCCGAGCAGAGCCGACCGACGCGACCGTCGACCCGGTGGTCGGCCGGATTCGCGACTCCGGGATCGAAGCCGAGTTCGTCGACCAGTGGTGTCGGGAGTACGAGGCCGCTACTGACTACTGCGACGAGGTCGACTCGCTCGACGTCGGAACCTACCTCGAGGGGTTCGAGCCGATCTTCCGCTCGCAACTCGCACGGCGGCCGTCGGCGTAA
- a CDS encoding MBL fold metallo-hydrolase, translated as MSADDGEHDTGVHVLPITVEYGDRQITITPTLVETERGLILIDAGPQGSLEGVRTHLRSLGYELTDIWLVLLTHHDADHAGGLADLLERVDAVVATHRDEAPYISGESEPIKGDGDRYPPVDVDIELADGVRLPTLAGPMEVVATPGHAPGHVSLYLPDGNLLLAGDALVADGGEGTDGEEPLAGPKPQFTPEMDRAIESVGTLAALEVDHTVCYHGGYVDHGSDRIREIYDRLRE; from the coding sequence ATGTCGGCAGACGATGGCGAACACGATACAGGCGTACACGTGCTCCCGATCACGGTCGAATACGGCGACCGGCAGATCACGATCACTCCGACGCTCGTCGAAACTGAACGCGGTCTGATCCTGATCGACGCCGGTCCCCAGGGTTCCCTCGAGGGCGTTCGAACCCATCTGCGATCGCTAGGGTACGAACTCACCGATATCTGGCTCGTCCTCCTGACTCACCACGACGCGGACCACGCCGGTGGCCTCGCGGACCTGCTCGAGCGAGTCGATGCGGTCGTCGCGACCCACCGCGACGAAGCGCCGTACATTTCGGGCGAATCGGAGCCGATCAAGGGCGACGGCGATCGGTATCCGCCCGTCGACGTCGATATCGAGCTGGCGGACGGGGTCCGGCTCCCGACGCTCGCTGGGCCGATGGAAGTGGTCGCGACGCCCGGCCACGCGCCCGGACACGTCTCGCTGTACCTCCCGGACGGGAACCTGCTCCTCGCCGGCGACGCGCTCGTCGCGGACGGCGGTGAGGGAACCGACGGTGAGGAACCGCTCGCCGGCCCGAAGCCGCAGTTCACACCGGAGATGGATCGCGCGATCGAGTCCGTCGGGACGCTGGCGGCCCTCGAAGTCGATCACACCGTCTGCTATCACGGCGGCTACGTAGACCACGGAAGCGACCGGATTCGAGAGATTTACGACCGGCTCCGGGAGTGA
- a CDS encoding elongation factor 1-beta, with protein MGKVAAKIKVMPDSPDIDLDALQERLESALPEGAKINGVERDEVAFGLVALYPTVIVPDGSGGTETVEESFADVEGVESVGVENVGRI; from the coding sequence ATGGGAAAAGTCGCTGCCAAAATCAAGGTCATGCCGGACAGCCCCGATATCGACCTCGACGCGCTCCAAGAGCGCCTCGAGAGCGCCCTCCCCGAGGGCGCGAAGATCAACGGCGTCGAACGTGACGAAGTCGCGTTCGGTCTCGTCGCGCTCTACCCGACCGTGATCGTTCCCGACGGATCCGGCGGCACGGAAACCGTCGAGGAGAGCTTCGCGGACGTCGAGGGCGTCGAAAGCGTCGGCGTCGAGAACGTCGGCCGCATCTAA
- a CDS encoding HVO_2753 family zinc finger protein: protein MSTTDDRETRSCVSCGLNIAGTNAAAFKCPDCGQQIYRCAKCRKQSNLYECPDCGFTGP from the coding sequence ATGAGTACGACCGACGACCGAGAGACGCGCTCCTGCGTCTCCTGCGGGCTCAACATCGCGGGCACCAACGCCGCTGCGTTCAAGTGTCCCGACTGCGGCCAGCAGATCTACCGCTGTGCCAAGTGTCGCAAGCAGAGCAACCTCTACGAGTGTCCCGACTGCGGATTCACCGGACCATAA
- the nreA gene encoding DNA repair protein NreA, whose product MRLDDYIEDLEPDEEAERRRLAKEKSYAITDHLEEFERKFDDALSGDTLVGSTSPSIFVGRSNYPDIPVGLLSPVGDEDAAEEYVTDGDWYQQGYAIDDVLQRRTGLLNSSKRANVDSPSIASRMTPNVDDVWDGFVGVQREVAIADRPVDLEIGLDDKPDLGLDAGTDVATPRGPRANARNADLTENPHVPRPVKKTLEDDDWQAEGAMTYLYRRGFDVYEINSILSAGALGQTKQRRLVPTRWSITAVDDTVGKFLRGRIRNAPSIDEVQVWANEYVGNRYWIVLAPGNWEFELVEMKAPGSIWNPDPGDNLWMASASEGYEGRSSYVEETAGAYYAARLGVLEYLESIGRQAKCLVLREVSDDYWAPVGVWQVRESVRNAFDGQYGEAETFHEAVSEVATQLPVSHARLRRKSELAAGLQSNLSAFSSLD is encoded by the coding sequence ATGCGCCTCGACGACTACATCGAGGACTTAGAGCCCGACGAGGAGGCCGAGCGTCGCCGCCTCGCCAAGGAGAAGTCCTACGCGATCACGGACCACCTCGAGGAGTTCGAACGGAAGTTCGACGACGCGCTGAGCGGCGATACCCTCGTCGGCTCGACCTCGCCGTCGATCTTCGTCGGCCGGTCGAACTATCCGGACATCCCCGTCGGACTGCTCTCTCCGGTTGGCGACGAGGACGCCGCCGAGGAGTACGTCACCGACGGCGACTGGTACCAGCAGGGGTACGCCATCGACGACGTGCTCCAGCGCCGGACCGGGCTCCTGAACTCGAGCAAGCGCGCGAACGTGGACTCGCCGTCCATCGCGAGTCGGATGACGCCGAACGTCGACGACGTCTGGGACGGCTTCGTCGGCGTCCAGCGCGAGGTCGCCATCGCCGACCGGCCGGTCGACCTCGAGATCGGACTCGACGACAAACCCGACCTCGGACTGGACGCGGGCACGGACGTGGCGACGCCGCGCGGTCCGCGCGCGAACGCCCGGAACGCGGATCTCACCGAGAACCCTCACGTCCCGCGGCCGGTCAAGAAGACCTTAGAGGACGACGACTGGCAGGCCGAGGGGGCGATGACCTACCTCTACCGGCGCGGGTTCGACGTCTACGAAATCAATTCGATCCTCTCGGCGGGCGCGCTCGGCCAGACGAAACAGCGTCGACTGGTTCCGACACGCTGGTCGATCACGGCCGTCGACGACACCGTCGGGAAGTTCCTCCGCGGGCGCATCCGGAACGCGCCCAGCATCGACGAGGTGCAGGTCTGGGCCAACGAGTACGTCGGCAACCGCTACTGGATCGTCCTCGCGCCGGGCAACTGGGAGTTCGAACTCGTCGAGATGAAAGCTCCCGGCAGCATCTGGAACCCGGACCCCGGGGACAACCTCTGGATGGCCAGCGCCTCGGAGGGGTACGAGGGCCGCTCGAGTTACGTCGAGGAGACCGCGGGGGCCTACTACGCCGCCCGACTGGGCGTCCTCGAGTACCTCGAGTCGATCGGCAGGCAAGCGAAGTGTCTCGTCCTGCGGGAGGTGTCGGACGACTACTGGGCCCCGGTCGGCGTCTGGCAGGTCCGCGAGAGCGTTCGCAACGCCTTCGACGGGCAGTACGGTGAGGCGGAAACCTTCCACGAAGCGGTTTCCGAGGTCGCGACACAGCTGCCGGTCTCCCACGCGCGACTCCGACGCAAGTCCGAACTCGCGGCCGGATTGCAGTCCAATCTGAGCGCCTTCTCTTCGCTGGACTGA